The following are from one region of the Erwinia billingiae Eb661 genome:
- a CDS encoding sugar phosphorylase → MDNITPLLDKIYDGTFPLVCREKLADAILRTRNELNHQRKAHWDEKDVVLITYADQFREADTPTLRTLSRFYQQHLQSSFTLVHLLPFFPYSSDDGFSVIDYHQVNGICGDWSDIAELHGQTRLMFDFVCNHMSAHSGWFRHFLAQDPGWDDFFISMPPSTDLSAVTRPRTSPLLTPFQMADGQTRFIWTTFSADQIDLNFANPEVLLSMVNVLLDYLAKGADYVRLDAVGYMWKTPGTSCIHLEKTHLLVKLFRAIANAVAPGTVIITETNVPHKDNISYLGNGQDEAQMVYQFSLPPLVLHAIHNGSARALKQWAASLDGSGGTTTWFNFLASHDGIGLNPLRGILPETEIVSLVRDLAMEGALVSYKNNPDGSTSPYEINVTYMDALNKKDDDDSTRLQRFMLAHALLLAFPGVPALYIQSILGSRNDMDGVKAAGHNRAINRQKYSLSQIEAELSDTHSLRYRVYHALASLVQLRTRQTAFHPDNPMQVLEGDNALFVMYRWSEKDHQTLLCIYNLSNREIAYTLPDARRYRDIITDRIFDGEKPLTLTPLSYMWLKS, encoded by the coding sequence ATGGATAACATTACTCCCTTACTCGACAAAATTTACGACGGCACCTTTCCCCTCGTCTGCAGGGAAAAGTTGGCGGATGCTATTCTGCGCACCCGCAACGAACTGAATCATCAGCGTAAAGCGCATTGGGATGAAAAAGACGTGGTGCTGATCACCTACGCCGATCAGTTCCGCGAGGCCGATACGCCCACGCTGCGCACCCTCTCACGCTTCTATCAGCAACATTTGCAGTCCAGCTTTACGTTGGTTCACCTGCTGCCCTTTTTCCCTTATTCATCGGATGATGGCTTTTCGGTGATTGATTACCATCAGGTCAACGGGATTTGCGGGGACTGGTCAGATATCGCCGAACTGCACGGCCAGACGCGATTGATGTTTGATTTTGTCTGCAACCATATGTCCGCCCACAGCGGATGGTTCAGGCATTTTCTGGCGCAGGATCCGGGCTGGGATGATTTCTTTATCAGCATGCCACCGTCCACCGATTTGAGTGCGGTCACGCGTCCAAGAACCTCGCCCTTACTGACGCCGTTTCAGATGGCGGACGGTCAAACCCGCTTTATCTGGACCACCTTCAGCGCCGACCAGATCGATCTCAATTTTGCCAATCCTGAAGTGCTGCTGAGCATGGTCAACGTGCTGTTGGATTATCTGGCAAAAGGGGCCGATTATGTCCGGCTGGATGCCGTTGGCTATATGTGGAAAACGCCCGGAACCTCCTGCATCCATCTGGAAAAGACCCACCTGCTGGTCAAACTGTTTCGCGCCATCGCCAATGCCGTGGCGCCAGGCACGGTGATCATCACCGAAACCAACGTGCCGCACAAAGACAACATCAGCTATTTGGGCAACGGCCAGGATGAAGCGCAGATGGTGTATCAGTTTTCACTGCCGCCGCTGGTGCTACACGCCATTCACAACGGATCGGCACGCGCACTGAAACAGTGGGCAGCCTCACTTGATGGCTCTGGCGGCACGACGACCTGGTTTAATTTCCTCGCGTCCCACGATGGCATCGGCCTGAATCCGCTCCGGGGCATTTTGCCGGAAACCGAAATCGTCTCGCTGGTCAGGGATTTGGCGATGGAAGGGGCGTTGGTTTCGTATAAAAACAATCCGGATGGCAGCACCAGCCCTTACGAAATCAACGTCACGTATATGGATGCCCTGAACAAAAAAGACGATGACGACAGCACCCGGCTGCAACGATTTATGTTGGCCCACGCCCTGTTGCTGGCGTTTCCTGGCGTGCCTGCGCTCTATATCCAGAGCATACTGGGCTCGCGCAACGATATGGATGGGGTGAAAGCCGCCGGACATAACCGGGCGATTAACCGGCAGAAGTACAGCCTCAGCCAGATTGAAGCGGAATTAAGCGATACCCATTCGCTGCGATATCGGGTTTATCACGCACTCGCCAGCCTGGTGCAACTCAGAACCCGGCAAACCGCCTTTCATCCGGATAATCCCATGCAGGTACTGGAAGGTGATAACGCGCTGTTCGTTATGTATCGCTGGTCCGAGAAAGATCATCAGACGTTGCTGTGCATATATAACCTCAGCAACCGGGAGATCGCATATACGCTGCCGGACGCCCGACGCTATCGCGATATTATTACCGACAGGATTTTCGACGGTGAGAAACCACTGACGTTAACGCCGCTCTCTTATATGTGGCTGAAGAGCTGA
- a CDS encoding YdgH/BhsA/McbA family protein — protein sequence MKIFKTVAISLLVGSVSFTAMAAKEVTKEEVKTMNLEKIGTVTTTAEATSPMDAKKDLSQKADEKGGKYYLVIAGREHGKFSAAADVYK from the coding sequence ATGAAAATCTTTAAAACTGTTGCGATTAGCCTGCTGGTAGGCTCGGTTTCTTTTACGGCCATGGCGGCTAAAGAAGTGACCAAAGAAGAAGTTAAAACAATGAATCTCGAAAAAATTGGTACTGTGACCACTACCGCGGAAGCGACTTCTCCGATGGATGCTAAAAAAGATCTGTCTCAAAAAGCGGATGAAAAAGGTGGGAAATACTATCTGGTGATCGCCGGACGTGAGCACGGTAAATTCAGTGCTGCTGCCGACGTGTATAAGTAA
- a CDS encoding Tex family protein, with protein MMKDSLSRIIASELQARAEQVDAAVRLLDEGNTVPFIARYRKEVTGGLDDTQLRMLETRLSYLRELEERRQSILKSIGDQGKLTDELSTAISNTLSKTELEDLYLPYKQKRRTRGMIALEAGLEPLADTLWQDPSHDPEQLAATFVDADKGVADTKAALDGARYILMERFAEDASLLAKVRDYLWKHAHLVSRVVDGKQEEGAKFRDYFDHHEALATAPSHRALAMFRGRNEGILQLSLNPDPQFDEPPRESHGEQIIIDHLQLRLNNAPADGWRKAVVSWTWRIKVLLHLETELMGTVRERAEDEAINVFARNLHDLLMAAPAGMRATMGLDPGLRTGVKVAIVDATGKLVATDTIYPHTGQTAKAAAAVAALCTKHNVELVAIGNGTASRETERFYLDIQQQYPQVKAQKVIVSEAGASVYSASELAALEFPDLDVSIRGAVSIARRLQDPLSELVKIDPKSIGVGQYQHDVSQSQLAKKLDAVVEDCVNGVGVDLNTASVPLLTRVAGLSKMMAQNIVSWRDENGRFQDRQQLLKVSRLGPKAFEQCAGFLRINQGDNPLDASTVHPEAYPVVQRILAATQQALNDVMGNPTELRNLRAVDFTDEKFGVPTVTDIIKELEKPGRDPRPEFKTAQFAEGIETMNDLLPGMVLEGAVTNVTGFGAFVDIGVHQDGLVHISSLSDKFIDDPHKVVKAGDIVKVKVMEVDLQRKRVALTMRLDEQPGEGNARRGGGGNAGRDNAKPAQGKPRPRQAAQPAVSNNSAMGDALAAAFGKKR; from the coding sequence ATGATGAAAGATTCGCTGAGCCGCATTATTGCAAGTGAGCTGCAGGCGCGAGCAGAACAGGTTGATGCCGCTGTCCGTCTGTTGGATGAAGGGAATACCGTGCCGTTTATCGCACGTTATCGTAAGGAAGTGACCGGCGGGCTGGATGATACCCAGCTGCGTATGCTGGAAACCCGCCTGAGCTACCTCAGGGAGCTGGAAGAGCGACGCCAGTCGATTCTGAAATCCATCGGCGACCAGGGCAAGTTAACCGATGAGCTGAGCACCGCCATCAGCAACACCCTGAGCAAAACCGAACTCGAAGACCTTTACCTGCCTTATAAGCAAAAGCGCCGCACGCGCGGAATGATTGCGCTTGAAGCCGGTCTGGAACCGCTGGCCGACACTCTGTGGCAAGATCCTTCACACGACCCTGAGCAGCTGGCCGCGACCTTTGTCGATGCCGATAAAGGCGTTGCGGACACCAAAGCCGCCCTTGATGGCGCGCGCTATATCCTGATGGAACGCTTCGCTGAAGACGCCTCGTTGCTGGCCAAAGTGCGTGACTACCTGTGGAAACATGCCCACCTGGTGTCGCGCGTCGTCGACGGCAAACAGGAGGAAGGCGCGAAGTTCCGCGACTACTTCGATCACCACGAAGCGCTGGCCACCGCACCATCCCACCGTGCGCTGGCGATGTTCCGCGGCCGCAATGAAGGCATCCTGCAGCTGTCACTGAATCCCGATCCGCAGTTCGATGAGCCGCCACGTGAAAGCCACGGCGAGCAGATCATTATCGATCACCTGCAGCTGCGCCTGAACAACGCACCGGCTGATGGCTGGCGTAAAGCGGTGGTCAGCTGGACCTGGCGCATCAAGGTGCTGCTGCACCTCGAAACCGAGCTGATGGGCACCGTGCGCGAACGCGCCGAAGATGAAGCGATCAACGTCTTTGCCCGTAACCTGCACGATTTGCTGATGGCGGCACCGGCAGGCATGCGCGCCACCATGGGCCTCGATCCGGGTCTGCGTACCGGCGTGAAGGTGGCGATCGTTGATGCCACCGGCAAGCTGGTCGCGACCGATACCATTTATCCGCATACCGGCCAGACGGCAAAAGCCGCGGCGGCCGTGGCGGCGCTGTGCACAAAACACAACGTTGAGCTGGTTGCCATCGGCAACGGCACCGCGTCCCGTGAAACCGAGCGCTTCTACCTGGATATTCAACAGCAGTATCCGCAGGTCAAGGCGCAGAAAGTGATCGTCAGTGAAGCCGGCGCATCGGTCTATTCCGCCTCTGAACTGGCCGCGCTGGAATTCCCTGACCTCGACGTGTCCATCCGTGGTGCGGTGTCGATTGCCCGCCGCTTGCAGGATCCGCTGTCTGAGCTGGTGAAAATCGACCCGAAATCCATCGGGGTTGGCCAGTATCAGCACGACGTCAGCCAGAGCCAGTTGGCGAAGAAGCTGGATGCGGTGGTCGAAGACTGCGTGAACGGCGTTGGCGTTGATTTGAACACCGCTTCCGTGCCACTGCTGACCCGCGTGGCGGGCCTGAGCAAGATGATGGCGCAGAACATTGTCAGCTGGCGCGACGAGAACGGCCGTTTCCAGGATCGTCAGCAGCTGCTGAAAGTCAGCCGTCTGGGACCGAAAGCCTTTGAGCAGTGCGCGGGCTTCCTGCGCATTAACCAGGGCGATAACCCGCTGGATGCCTCAACGGTTCACCCGGAAGCCTACCCGGTGGTGCAGCGCATTCTGGCCGCCACTCAGCAGGCGTTGAATGACGTGATGGGCAACCCTACCGAGCTGCGCAACCTGCGTGCCGTCGACTTTACCGATGAGAAGTTCGGTGTGCCGACCGTCACCGATATCATCAAAGAACTGGAAAAACCGGGCCGCGATCCGCGTCCTGAGTTTAAAACGGCCCAGTTCGCAGAAGGTATCGAGACCATGAACGATCTGCTGCCCGGCATGGTGCTGGAAGGCGCGGTCACGAACGTCACCGGCTTTGGCGCCTTCGTCGATATCGGCGTGCATCAGGATGGTCTGGTGCATATCTCTTCGCTGTCAGATAAGTTCATCGATGACCCACACAAGGTGGTCAAGGCGGGTGATATCGTTAAGGTGAAGGTGATGGAAGTCGATTTGCAGCGTAAGCGCGTTGCGCTGACTATGCGTCTTGATGAGCAGCCAGGCGAAGGCAACGCTCGCCGTGGCGGCGGCGGCAATGCCGGCCGTGACAACGCGAAACCCGCTCAGGGCAAACCGCGTCCACGGCAGGCGGCTCAGCCCGCAGTCAGCAACAACAGCGCGATGGGTGATGCGCTGGCCGCGGCGTTCGGCAAGAAACGCTAA
- the ompR gene encoding osmolarity response regulator transcription factor OmpR: protein MQENYKILVVDDDMRLRALLERYLTEQGFQVRSVANAEQMDRLLTRESFHLMVLDLMLPGEDGLSICRRLRSQSNPMPIIMVTAKGEEVDRIVGLEIGADDYIPKPFNPRELLARIRAVLRRQANELPGAPSQEEAVIAFGKFKLNLGTREMFREDEPMPLTSGEFAVLKALVSHPREPLSRDKLMNLARGREYSAMERSIDVQISRLRRMVEEDPAHPRYIQTVWGLGYVFVPDGSKA, encoded by the coding sequence ATGCAAGAGAACTACAAAATTCTGGTCGTGGATGACGACATGCGTTTACGTGCGTTGCTGGAACGCTATCTGACCGAACAGGGTTTCCAGGTGCGTAGCGTGGCGAACGCTGAGCAGATGGATCGTCTGCTGACGCGTGAATCCTTCCACCTGATGGTGCTGGACCTGATGCTGCCTGGCGAAGATGGCCTGTCTATCTGCCGCCGTCTGCGCAGCCAGAGCAACCCAATGCCGATCATTATGGTGACGGCGAAAGGCGAAGAAGTGGATCGTATCGTTGGCCTGGAAATCGGCGCTGATGACTACATTCCAAAACCGTTTAACCCGCGTGAGCTGTTGGCCCGTATCCGTGCCGTTCTGCGTCGTCAGGCGAATGAACTGCCGGGCGCGCCGTCGCAGGAAGAAGCGGTGATCGCTTTCGGTAAGTTCAAACTGAACCTCGGCACGCGTGAAATGTTCCGTGAAGACGAGCCTATGCCACTCACCAGCGGCGAGTTCGCCGTGCTGAAGGCGCTGGTCAGCCACCCGCGTGAACCGCTGTCCCGCGATAAGCTGATGAACCTGGCGCGTGGCCGTGAATACAGTGCGATGGAACGTTCGATTGACGTGCAGATCTCCCGCCTGCGTCGCATGGTGGAAGAAGATCCGGCGCACCCACGCTATATCCAGACCGTTTGGGGCCTGGGCTACGTCTTCGTGCCGGACGGCAGTAAGGCATGA
- the nfuA gene encoding Fe-S biogenesis protein NfuA, with amino-acid sequence MILITDSAQEHFAKLLSKQEDGTQIRVFVINPGTPTAECGVSYCPPDAVEATDTELKFEKLSAYIDELSAPYLEEAEIDFVTDNLGSQLTLKAPNAKMRKVDDNAPLIERVEYQLQATINPQLASHGGKVSLMEITDDGYAILQFGGGCNGCSMVDVTLKEGIEKELLVAFPELKGVRDLTEHQRGEHSFY; translated from the coding sequence ATGATCCTAATTACTGATTCTGCGCAAGAGCACTTCGCAAAACTGCTGTCGAAACAGGAAGATGGCACACAAATCCGTGTATTCGTAATCAATCCAGGTACGCCAACAGCCGAATGCGGCGTCTCTTACTGCCCACCCGATGCAGTAGAAGCCACCGACACCGAACTGAAGTTTGAAAAGCTGTCGGCCTATATTGATGAACTCAGCGCCCCTTATCTGGAAGAGGCGGAAATCGATTTCGTTACCGATAACCTCGGTTCTCAGCTGACGCTGAAAGCGCCTAACGCCAAAATGCGTAAGGTGGACGATAATGCCCCGCTGATTGAACGCGTTGAGTACCAGCTCCAGGCGACCATCAACCCACAGCTGGCCAGCCATGGCGGTAAAGTTTCGCTGATGGAAATCACCGATGACGGTTACGCTATCCTGCAATTTGGTGGCGGCTGTAACGGTTGTTCTATGGTCGATGTGACCCTGAAGGAAGGCATCGAAAAAGAACTGCTGGTGGCTTTCCCTGAGCTGAAAGGCGTACGCGATCTGACTGAACACCAGCGCGGCGAACACTCTTTCTACTGA
- the feoB gene encoding Fe(2+) transporter permease subunit FeoB, which translates to MKTCTIGLIGNPNSGKTTLFNQLTGARQRVGNWAGVTVERKQGQFATQRYAVQLVDLPGTYSLTTLSADSSLDEQIACHYMLSGEADLVINVVDASNLARNLWLTQQLQALGVPCIIALNMLDIAASQQIDIDIPSLEKQLGCPVIPLVSTRAQGIEQLKQAIDDHSRRAGQFAVSYPAGILAQVATLSDAMHGERSPVQRRWLALQLLEGDIYSRSQASDAAALLQTFPDLAEAPLKIAAARYQAIDAVCDAVTVPHRATAHRLSTRLDSLVLNRWLGLPIFFGVMYLMFFFAINLGGALQPLFEIGSAAIFIHGTQWLGAMAHFPLPLTLFLAQGIGGGINTVMPLVPQIGLMYLFLSLMEDSGYMARAAFVMDRLMQALGLPGKSFVPLIVGFGCNVPSVMGARTLDAPRERLMTVLMAPFMSCGARLAIFAVFAAAFFGKSGSLVVFSLYLLGIVAAIVTGLLLKKTLLRGEASPFVMELPTWHVPHLKSLLLQTWQRLQSFVLRAGKVIVVVSVLIGALNSFSFSGQPVDSINDSALATVSRTLTPLLSPMGVQPDNWQATVGLVTGAMAKEVVVGTLNTLYTAEALHEQPFDAASFSLTSELKDALTETWDGVKETFSLSVLLNPVEASKGDGEMATGAMGVMHSKFGSAAAAYSYLIFVLLYVPCVSVMGAIARESSRRWMFFSIGWGLNLAYSLATAFYQLATFSDHPQSSSLILLAVAAFNLLLWLRLKTLTLPPERLSLSVVSHSPCAGCTKSGRCH; encoded by the coding sequence ATGAAAACCTGCACCATTGGCCTGATTGGCAACCCGAATTCGGGTAAAACCACCCTGTTTAATCAGTTAACCGGCGCGCGGCAGCGAGTAGGCAACTGGGCTGGGGTGACGGTCGAGCGCAAACAGGGGCAGTTCGCGACGCAACGCTATGCTGTGCAACTGGTCGATCTGCCCGGCACCTATTCCCTCACCACCCTTTCTGCCGACAGCTCACTCGACGAGCAGATTGCCTGTCACTACATGTTAAGCGGCGAAGCCGATCTGGTGATCAACGTGGTCGACGCCAGCAATCTGGCCCGTAACCTATGGCTGACTCAGCAGCTGCAGGCATTGGGCGTGCCCTGCATCATCGCTCTGAATATGCTGGATATCGCCGCCAGCCAGCAGATTGATATCGATATTCCTTCCCTTGAAAAGCAGCTCGGCTGCCCGGTTATTCCGCTTGTTTCCACTCGCGCGCAGGGCATTGAACAGCTTAAGCAGGCAATTGATGACCATTCACGGCGTGCCGGGCAGTTTGCGGTCAGCTATCCCGCCGGGATCCTCGCGCAGGTGGCCACGCTGAGTGACGCGATGCACGGCGAGCGATCGCCGGTACAACGCCGATGGCTGGCGTTACAGCTGCTTGAGGGCGATATCTACAGCCGCTCCCAGGCCAGCGACGCCGCAGCCTTGCTGCAAACGTTCCCTGACCTGGCGGAAGCGCCGCTGAAGATTGCGGCAGCCCGCTATCAGGCCATTGATGCGGTGTGTGACGCGGTGACCGTGCCGCATCGGGCAACCGCGCACCGGCTTTCAACCCGGCTCGACAGCCTGGTTCTCAACCGCTGGCTCGGCCTGCCGATTTTCTTTGGCGTGATGTACCTGATGTTCTTCTTTGCCATCAACCTTGGCGGCGCGCTGCAACCGCTGTTTGAGATCGGATCGGCGGCGATATTTATTCACGGCACGCAGTGGCTTGGGGCCATGGCGCACTTCCCGCTGCCGCTCACGTTGTTCCTGGCACAGGGCATTGGCGGCGGTATCAATACCGTGATGCCGCTGGTGCCGCAAATCGGCCTGATGTATCTGTTCCTCTCGCTGATGGAAGACTCCGGCTATATGGCGCGCGCGGCGTTTGTGATGGATCGTCTGATGCAGGCGCTGGGTCTGCCCGGCAAATCCTTCGTGCCATTGATTGTCGGTTTTGGCTGCAATGTGCCGTCGGTGATGGGCGCCCGCACGCTGGATGCGCCGCGCGAGCGCCTGATGACCGTGCTGATGGCACCGTTTATGTCCTGCGGTGCCAGGCTGGCGATCTTCGCCGTATTTGCTGCCGCCTTCTTCGGCAAAAGCGGCTCGCTGGTGGTGTTCAGTCTTTATCTGTTGGGCATTGTCGCTGCCATTGTGACCGGGCTGCTGTTGAAAAAAACCTTACTGCGTGGGGAAGCGTCGCCGTTTGTGATGGAGCTGCCGACCTGGCACGTGCCCCATCTGAAAAGTCTGCTGCTGCAAACCTGGCAGCGGCTGCAAAGTTTTGTGCTGCGGGCCGGCAAAGTCATCGTGGTGGTTAGCGTGCTGATTGGTGCGCTGAACAGTTTCTCGTTCAGTGGTCAGCCGGTGGACAGCATCAACGATTCGGCGCTGGCTACTGTCAGCCGCACCCTGACGCCACTGCTGTCGCCGATGGGTGTGCAGCCGGATAACTGGCAGGCCACGGTCGGCCTGGTAACCGGCGCGATGGCGAAAGAAGTGGTGGTCGGGACGCTGAACACGCTGTACACCGCTGAAGCCCTGCACGAGCAGCCGTTTGACGCTGCCAGCTTCAGCCTGACCAGTGAGCTGAAAGACGCGCTGACAGAAACCTGGGACGGGGTTAAAGAGACCTTCAGCCTGAGCGTGCTGCTGAATCCGGTTGAAGCCAGTAAGGGCGACGGCGAAATGGCGACCGGCGCGATGGGGGTGATGCACAGCAAATTCGGCAGTGCCGCCGCCGCTTACAGCTATCTGATCTTCGTGCTGCTTTACGTGCCCTGTGTGTCCGTGATGGGTGCCATTGCGCGGGAAAGCAGTCGCCGCTGGATGTTTTTCTCGATTGGCTGGGGGCTGAATCTGGCTTACTCGCTGGCAACCGCGTTTTATCAGTTGGCCACCTTTAGCGATCATCCTCAATCCAGCAGCCTGATTTTACTGGCCGTTGCCGCTTTCAATCTGCTGCTGTGGCTGCGGCTGAAAACCCTGACCTTACCGCCGGAACGTCTGTCATTGAGCGTCGTCAGCCACTCACCGTGTGCGGGCTGTACCAAAAGTGGGCGCTGCCACTGA
- the bioH gene encoding pimeloyl-ACP methyl ester esterase BioH, with translation MTQLYWQTIGTGDRNLVMLHGWGLNADVWQNVVERLSPHFCLHLVDLPGYGRSRDFSPMSVEQMVATLLPQAPEKALWLGWSLGGLVASKLALLHPERVSGLITVASSPAFSAADGWPGIKPETLAGFQQQLSENFQRTVERFLALQTLGTESARQDARLLKSVVLDLPAPDSAVLDAGLEILRTVDLREEMKALTVPLLRIYGALDGLVPRKIVPLLDAAWPASQSTIVEKAAHAPFISHPEVFCQQLIDFGSKNSA, from the coding sequence ATGACACAGCTTTACTGGCAGACAATCGGCACCGGCGATCGCAATCTTGTGATGCTGCACGGATGGGGGCTGAATGCCGATGTCTGGCAAAACGTGGTTGAGCGACTGAGTCCGCATTTTTGTCTGCACCTGGTCGACCTGCCAGGCTACGGTCGCAGCCGGGATTTTTCGCCAATGAGCGTTGAGCAGATGGTCGCCACCCTGTTGCCGCAGGCGCCGGAAAAAGCGCTGTGGCTGGGCTGGTCTTTAGGCGGGCTGGTCGCCAGCAAGCTGGCCTTATTGCATCCTGAACGCGTCAGCGGATTGATCACCGTCGCCTCCTCGCCGGCGTTTTCTGCCGCAGATGGCTGGCCGGGCATCAAACCTGAGACGCTGGCGGGTTTCCAGCAGCAGCTCAGTGAAAACTTTCAGCGCACCGTCGAGCGTTTCCTTGCCTTGCAAACGCTGGGCACCGAAAGCGCCAGGCAGGATGCCCGCTTGCTGAAAAGCGTGGTGCTGGATCTGCCGGCTCCCGACAGTGCCGTGCTGGATGCCGGACTGGAGATATTACGCACGGTCGACCTGCGTGAAGAGATGAAAGCGCTGACGGTACCGCTGTTACGTATCTATGGCGCGCTGGATGGATTGGTGCCGCGTAAAATTGTGCCGTTGCTCGATGCCGCGTGGCCTGCCAGCCAGTCCACGATTGTGGAAAAAGCCGCGCACGCGCCGTTTATTTCCCATCCTGAGGTTTTCTGCCAGCAACTGATTGATTTCGGCTCGAAAAATAGCGCATAA
- the feoA gene encoding ferrous iron transporter A gives MQIVPQQYYKIVSFSPSVSAAFRQKLLALGLLPGAHFQVKRIAPLGDPVQIEVRRVSLMLRKKDLAFLQLEPQR, from the coding sequence ATGCAGATCGTCCCGCAGCAGTACTATAAAATCGTCAGCTTCTCTCCCTCCGTCAGCGCCGCGTTCCGACAGAAACTGCTGGCGCTTGGGCTGTTGCCCGGCGCCCATTTTCAGGTCAAGCGCATTGCCCCGCTGGGCGATCCGGTGCAGATCGAAGTTCGCCGCGTCAGCCTGATGCTGCGGAAAAAAGACCTGGCTTTCCTGCAACTGGAGCCTCAGCGCTGA
- the greB gene encoding transcription elongation factor GreB, whose protein sequence is MKTQLITREGYDKLKQELDFLWREDRPEVTKKVTWAASLGDRSENADYQYNKKRLREIDRRVRYLTKCLEQLRIVEYSPQQDGKVFFGAWVEIENDAGDVKRFRIAGYDEIFGRNDYISIDSPMARALLKKEVGDLAVVPTPVGDAHWYVVAIDYVKQS, encoded by the coding sequence ATGAAAACCCAACTGATTACCCGCGAAGGTTACGACAAGCTGAAGCAGGAACTCGACTTTCTCTGGCGGGAAGATCGGCCTGAAGTGACCAAAAAGGTGACCTGGGCGGCCAGCCTCGGTGACCGCAGTGAAAATGCCGATTACCAGTACAACAAGAAACGGCTGCGCGAGATTGACCGCCGCGTGCGCTATCTCACCAAATGCCTCGAGCAGCTGCGCATCGTGGAATACTCGCCGCAGCAGGATGGCAAAGTTTTCTTTGGTGCCTGGGTCGAGATTGAAAACGACGCGGGCGACGTGAAGCGTTTTCGCATCGCCGGCTACGACGAGATTTTTGGCCGCAATGACTACATCTCAATCGATTCACCGATGGCCCGCGCGCTGCTGAAGAAAGAGGTCGGCGATTTGGCGGTGGTGCCTACGCCGGTTGGCGATGCGCACTGGTATGTGGTGGCGATCGACTACGTTAAACAATCCTAA
- the gntX gene encoding DNA utilization protein GntX yields the protein MLPMPTTCWLCQMPLTFAHHGICSVCLRHLPPLPTCCPRCGLPSASARKECGACLLKPPYWHQMIMVSDWRPPLSDWVKRLKFYQATALSAMLARLLLLSWLDARRKHKLRRPDLLLCVPLHPSRAWRRGYNQMDDVTRHLARWLKCRYALAGISRHRKTRIQHQLLATARRRNLRGAFRVEIAVKGLHIALTDDVVTTGSTVGEISRILLAAGAASVQVWSLCRTL from the coding sequence ATGCTACCAATGCCCACCACATGTTGGCTATGCCAGATGCCGCTGACGTTTGCCCATCACGGCATTTGCAGCGTTTGTCTGCGCCACCTTCCGCCGTTGCCCACCTGCTGTCCGCGCTGTGGCCTGCCGTCTGCCAGTGCCAGAAAGGAATGCGGCGCCTGCCTGCTGAAACCCCCTTACTGGCACCAGATGATTATGGTCAGCGACTGGCGACCACCGCTCAGTGACTGGGTGAAGCGGTTAAAATTTTACCAGGCCACCGCACTCTCAGCCATGCTGGCGAGGCTGCTTTTGCTAAGCTGGTTAGATGCGCGCCGGAAGCACAAGCTGCGCAGACCTGACCTGCTGCTCTGTGTACCCTTACACCCATCACGCGCCTGGCGACGGGGCTATAATCAGATGGATGACGTGACCCGCCATCTCGCCCGTTGGCTTAAATGCCGTTATGCCCTGGCTGGAATTTCCCGGCACAGGAAAACGCGGATCCAGCACCAGCTGCTGGCCACCGCCCGAAGACGAAATCTGCGTGGGGCGTTCAGGGTTGAAATTGCGGTGAAAGGCCTGCATATCGCATTAACAGATGATGTGGTCACCACCGGCAGCACCGTGGGAGAGATTAGCCGCATTTTGTTGGCCGCAGGCGCGGCCAGCGTGCAGGTATGGAGCCTGTGCCGAACCTTGTAG